One segment of Triticum aestivum cultivar Chinese Spring chromosome 2A, IWGSC CS RefSeq v2.1, whole genome shotgun sequence DNA contains the following:
- the LOC123184572 gene encoding repetitive proline-rich cell wall protein 2-like, with amino-acid sequence MEPPPIEEPPVDPPLVEEPPLAEDPPMPVDPPVEPPPMQEPPMDPPPVEEPPPAEDPPAAIDPPVEPPPMEEPSVEPPPVEEPPPAHEPQPVAPTPVQEPPSAPAEAKPSDGSDESDGSTGDEDNGEGGGRKGKRRSGGKGRRRRRRRGRFPLGMVVAPAVILLALAVLAAKRRRQQGGG; translated from the coding sequence ATGGAACCGCCACCCATAGAGGAGCCGCCGGTGGACCCACCATTGGTTGAGGAGCCACCGCTTGCCGAGGATCCTCCGATGCCGGTCGACCCACCCGTGGAACCGCCACCCATGCAGGAGCCACCGATGGACCCACCACCAGTTGAGGAGCCACCACCCGCCGAGGATCCTCCGGCAGCGATCGACCCGCCCGTGGAACCGCCGCCCATGGAGGAGCCATCCGTGGAGCCACCACCggttgaggagccaccaccagcgCATGAGCCACAACCTGTGGCCCCAACACCAGTCCAGGAGCCACCTAGTGCACCAGCAGAGGCAAAACCATCTGATGGCAGTGATGAATCAGATGGTAGCACCGGTGATGAGGACAACGGCGAGGGGGGTGGCCGCAAGGGTAAGCGACGCAGTGGCGGGAAAGGACGACGGAGGCGCAGGCGGCGTGGCAGGTTCCCGTTGGGCATGGTGGTTGCTCCTGCTGTGATCTTGCTCGCTCTTGCAGTGCTCGCGGCCAAGAGACGGCGACAACAGGGCGGCGGTTGA
- the LOC123191456 gene encoding fibrous sheath CABYR-binding protein-like, which produces MDLDLALQETRPAVAGEDFAFTTTETDDAFLVLAHLPGYDKDAIELRVGDGGREIRVDVAARKDGAGLAVEAARAGTRLRVAHRRAVEGFRRVFDVPAGVDVGRVSVGFEEDDELLVIILPKLRQPQASPPDDEARVDVESTDDYECASSDGTEVELDDGWSSASLELEQEEWVDVDGDSSGSEPEPPPRDVPVETPVEIQEDVLVEIHGPDPIITDVAVETPVEVEEEEEPPVLDIECDVVFDVPVYTELPVETPIEVLGSDPSVDDVGEPAVDIPCDVEFEPEPRHPPVDTPPDVIEEPKPPPVVDPPVEEPPMDPPPVEEPPLTEEPPAPVDPPMEEPPAPVDPPMEEPPAEEPSVDPPPVEDPPAPVDPPVEPPPMEEPPVEPPPVEE; this is translated from the exons ATGGACCTCGACCTCGCCCTGCAAGAGACCCGCCCGGCCGTCGCCGGCGAGGACTTCGCCTTCACCACCACCGAGACCGACGACGCCTTCCTCGTCCTCGCCCACCTCCCAG GGTATGACAAGGATGCGATCGAGCTCCGCGTCGGCGACGGCGGCAGGGAGATCCGCGTCGACGTGGCCGCGCGGAAGGACGGCGCCGGGCTCGCGGTGGAGGCGGCGCGCGCCGGGACGCGGCTGCGGGTGGCGCACCGGCGGGCGGTGGAGGGTTTCCGCCGTGTGTTCGACGTGCCGGCCGGGGTCGACGTGGGCCGGGTCTCCGTCGGGTTCGAGGAGGACGACgagctgctcgtcatcatcctgcCCAAGCTGCGGCAGCCGCAGGCCTCCCCGCCGGACGACGAGGCGCGCGTCGACGTCGAGAGCACGGACGACTACGAGTGCGCGTCGTCGGACGGGACGGAGGTGGAGCTCGACGACGGGTGGTCGTCGGCTAGCCTCGagctggagcaggaggagtgggTCGACGTCGACGGCGATTCGTCGGGGTCCGAGCCTGAGCCGCCGCCTCGAGACGTGCCGGTGGAGACGCCCGTGGAGATACAGGAGGACGTGCTCGTGGAGATTCATGGGCCGGATCCCATAATCACGGACGTGGCGGTCGAGACGCCGgtggaggtcgaggaggaggaggagcctccgGTGCTCGACATCGAGTGTGACGTCGTGTTCGACGTCCCGGTGTACACTGAGCTGCCGGTGGAGACGCCGATCGAAGTGCTCGGGTCCGACCCATCGGTTGACGACGTGGGAGAGCCGGCGGTCGACATCCCGTGCGATGTCGAGTTCGAGCCGGAGCCCCGGCACCCACCGGTCGACACGCCACCCGACGTCATCGAGGAGCCCAAGCCACCACCTGTCGTAGACCCACCGGTTGAAGAGCCACCGATGGACCCACCACCGGTTGAGGAGCCACCGCTCACCGAGGAGCCTCCAGCACCGGTCGACCCGCCCATGGAGGAGCCTCCAGCGCCGGTCGACCCGCCCATGGAGGAGCCACCCGCCGAAGAGCCGTCGGTGGACCCACCACCGGTTGAGGATCCTCCGGCACCGGTTGACCCGCCCGTGGAACCGCCTCCCATGGAGGAACCGCCGGTGGAGCCACCACCAGTTGAGGAG